In Acropora muricata isolate sample 2 chromosome 11, ASM3666990v1, whole genome shotgun sequence, one DNA window encodes the following:
- the LOC136890122 gene encoding uncharacterized protein isoform X1, translating into MSYLHHERLVDCKLAHAVARLSFSSSLAHDNSFASCQKAIENKPIKDYIPFKDGCPYAAKLADDPCMKEFLKCPKFQNKNCPFKNAATIKELCEEMSKISVDNPDHQLALQVVLKAIHAASKSLEAEMGECPAFKTSAGCPFKSVKSNGKPLVEPPEAAL; encoded by the exons ATGTCATACTTGCATCATGAACGTTTGGTCGACTGTAAGCTTGCACATGCTGTAGCTCGCCTTAGTTTCTCTTCAAGCTTAGCTCATGATAATAGTTTTGCTTCTTGTCAG aAAGCTATTGAGAACAAGCCAATCAAAGACTACATCCCATTCAAGGATGGTTGTCCTTATGCTGCCAAGTTAGCTGATGACCCTTGCATGAAGGAATTCCTGAAGTGtccaaaatttcaaaacaagaattGTCCCTTCAAGAATGCAGCCACCATCAAGGAGTTGTGTGAAGAGATGTCCAAGATTTCAGTGGACAATCCAGATCATCAGCTCGCTCTGCAGGTGGTGCTTAAGGCCATTCATGCGGCCTCAAAAAGTTTGGAGGCGGAGATGGGAGAATGCCCTGCTTTCAAAACCAGCGCTGGTTGTCCCTTCAAGTCTGTCAAGAGTAATGGCAAGCCACTGGTCGAGCCTCCAGAAGCTGCTCTGTGA
- the LOC136890122 gene encoding uncharacterized protein isoform X2 produces the protein MAALKAIENKPIKDYIPFKDGCPYAAKLADDPCMKEFLKCPKFQNKNCPFKNAATIKELCEEMSKISVDNPDHQLALQVVLKAIHAASKSLEAEMGECPAFKTSAGCPFKSVKSNGKPLVEPPEAAL, from the exons ATGGCGGCATTG aAAGCTATTGAGAACAAGCCAATCAAAGACTACATCCCATTCAAGGATGGTTGTCCTTATGCTGCCAAGTTAGCTGATGACCCTTGCATGAAGGAATTCCTGAAGTGtccaaaatttcaaaacaagaattGTCCCTTCAAGAATGCAGCCACCATCAAGGAGTTGTGTGAAGAGATGTCCAAGATTTCAGTGGACAATCCAGATCATCAGCTCGCTCTGCAGGTGGTGCTTAAGGCCATTCATGCGGCCTCAAAAAGTTTGGAGGCGGAGATGGGAGAATGCCCTGCTTTCAAAACCAGCGCTGGTTGTCCCTTCAAGTCTGTCAAGAGTAATGGCAAGCCACTGGTCGAGCCTCCAGAAGCTGCTCTGTGA
- the LOC136890878 gene encoding uncharacterized protein, translating into MAALKAIENKPIKDYIPFKDGCPYAAKLADDPCMKEFLKCPKFQNKNCSFKNATTIKELCEEMSKISVDTPDHQQALQVVFKAIHAASKSLEAGMGECPAFKTSAGCPFKSVKSNGKPLVEPPEAAL; encoded by the exons ATGGCGGCATTG AAAGCTATTGAGAACAAGCCAATCAAAGACTACATCCCATTCAAGGATGGTTGTCCTTATGCTGCCAAGTTAGCTGATGACCCTTGCATGAAGGAATTCCTGAAGTGtccaaaatttcaaaacaagaattGTTCCTTCAAGAATGCAACCACTATCAAGGAGTTGTGTGAAGAGATGTCCAAGATTTCAGTGGACACTCCAGATCATCAGCAAGCTCTGCAGGTGGTGTTTAAAGCCATTCATGCGGCCTCCAAAAGCTTGGAGGCGGGGATGGGAGAATGCCCTGCTTTCAAAACCAGCGCTGGTTGTCCCTTTAAGTCTGTCAAGAGTAATGGCAAGCCACTGGTCGAGCCTCCAGAAGCTGCTCTGTGA